The genomic window ACTGAAGAGTACGCTATTTGTTTTCAAAATCATATTCATAGAGTTAGACCATTTTGTGATATAAAATCAAAGTATATCTATTTTTTTATGCTTTATTCTTCATTAAAAGGAAGTATTAATGATTACAAAAAAGGAATAGGAATTCAAAGCCTATCAAGTAGCTCATTAGCTTCTATTAGGTTGTCATTACCTCCAATAGAAGAACAAAAACGAATCGTTAAAAAAATTGAAGACATTTTCGCTTCACTTAATGAAATAGCAAATTCAATTAAAGCGTAAGCCTAAAAACTTACGCCTTAAATTTTATTGTTACCAATTCACAATTTTGTCAACAATGGCTTGTTGTTCACTTGCGGTACGGCGAAGATAAATTCTGGTCGTTTCTATGCTTTCGTGTCCCATAAGGTCAGCAAGCAGTGCTATGTCATTAAATCTATCTAAAAAGTTTTTGGCAAATCGATGGCGAAAAGAATGTGGATATACTACATTTACATTCAAACCATATTTTGAAGCAAAATGTTTCAACTGTTGAGATATTCCACGGGTTGTAATTCTTTCTCCAAAACGATTGAGAAATATATATCCGGATTTTATACTTTTTGTTTCTAACCATTTGATAGCTTCTGCACGAAGATTTTTAGGTATATATAAACGTCGGATTTTCCCTCCTTTTGTGTACATATCAAGATGTCCTATTTGAACGTGTTCTGCTTTTATCTGCAACAATTCACTGACCCGAGCTCCGGTTGCAGTTAAAAACCAAACAACAAAATACCACTCAATGTTTCCATCAGCTTTTAACTTTGTTTTGAAAAACTTGTAATCTGCATCACTAATGACGTTTTCGAGAAAATTTTTCTGTTGAACCTTAACAAATTTGAGCTTCAACCTATCTTTTTTGATAAATTCTAAATACTTGTTCATTGCTTGCAAACGCAGATTCACTGTTTGTGGTTTAAAATGTTCGATTAGAAATCCTTTGTAAGCCAAAAGGTTTTCTTTGTTTACTGCCCCATATTGGGTAAGAAAGTGATTTACCGTCCATACGTACGACGTAATTGTGTTTTCTGCCAAGTCATTTTTACTTAGTGATTTTTTAAAGTCTGTTACCATTATTCTATTAATTTTTTAAAATAAGACAACAAATTTATCTTGGCTATCTCACATTATCAGAACTTGCCTCAAGGATGGACAGAATGCACATTAGAAAGTATCGGCTCTTGGTCTTCTGGAGCAACTCCAAATCGCTCAAATAAAATGTATTATAAAAACGGAACGATTAGTTGGTTGAAAACTGGCGACCTAAATGATAGCTATATTGATTATATACCAGAGAAGATAACCGACTTAGCCCTTAAAGAATGCTCAGTTAGGTTAAATCCAAAAAATAGCGTATTGATTGCAATGTATGGCGCAACTATTGGGAAGATTGGTATTCTAAATATACCAGCTGCTACAAATCAAGCTTGTTGTACCTGCATGACATATTCAGGTATTTATAATAAATTTCTTTTTTATCTTTTGATGGCTAAGAAGAAAATTTTGCAAATGAAGGCAGAAGGCGGGGCACAACCCAATATTTCAAAGGAGAAAATTACTAATTTTCCTATTCTATTACCTCCAAGTCAAGAACAAATTCGAATAGTCCAAGCCATTGAAAACTTATTTCAACGATTAGATAACATAGCAGCAGAATTATAATTCTGCTGCTATGTTATCTAGTACCTCAAAAAGTTGATCAATCTTTGAAACAATTTCATTCTGTTCTTTTAAAGAACAGATAGGAACATAGGTATTACGAATATTTTCTAAATGTAAATTTGGAACACCTATACCTTTAAGGTTTGCTTTGAATTGTTCTTGAACAAATAAAGATGACATAATATGTCGCAAATAGTATGGGTTGATTTTATTTTGGAAAGTACGAAGTAATGCCAAACTCACATATATGTCAAAAATATAATCACAATCAACAACTGCTGAAAAACCTGTTGTCCCATTTTTAGCAAGTAGGATATCGCCTTTCTGAGGAGCCAATCGTGCATATAATTGTTTGTGAAGAAACTCTGGAATGTACATTACATTTTCCCAATCAATTTTACCTGAGGTTACATTTTTTGATGATAGAAAAATATAACCTTCATCAGAATACGTTGGTGTTTGATGTGTCCCATCTGTTATGATGGAACAAATATCTACTAACTTGCACCAACTCCAATTTTCAGGTATCTCAAAGGGCAAGTTCTGATAATGTGAGTTATCCCTTGTGTATTTAGCCTTCTTTTTGCTTTCAGGATGCTCCGATTTTATGCGTTCAAGCAGTACGGAAGCTGGCTCATCGTTTGGATCCTGAGGAACAAGTTTGCCACGAATGGCAAGGTCGAGGATTTTGGATTTTGTTTTTTGTATATAAG from Chryseobacterium sp. SORGH_AS_0447 includes these protein-coding regions:
- a CDS encoding tyrosine-type recombinase/integrase — protein: MVTDFKKSLSKNDLAENTITSYVWTVNHFLTQYGAVNKENLLAYKGFLIEHFKPQTVNLRLQAMNKYLEFIKKDRLKLKFVKVQQKNFLENVISDADYKFFKTKLKADGNIEWYFVVWFLTATGARVSELLQIKAEHVQIGHLDMYTKGGKIRRLYIPKNLRAEAIKWLETKSIKSGYIFLNRFGERITTRGISQQLKHFASKYGLNVNVVYPHSFRHRFAKNFLDRFNDIALLADLMGHESIETTRIYLRRTASEQQAIVDKIVNW
- a CDS encoding restriction endonuclease subunit S, with protein sequence MAISHYQNLPQGWTECTLESIGSWSSGATPNRSNKMYYKNGTISWLKTGDLNDSYIDYIPEKITDLALKECSVRLNPKNSVLIAMYGATIGKIGILNIPAATNQACCTCMTYSGIYNKFLFYLLMAKKKILQMKAEGGAQPNISKEKITNFPILLPPSQEQIRIVQAIENLFQRLDNIAAEL
- a CDS encoding restriction endonuclease subunit S, giving the protein MIVDGIVNDESHLSSYIQKTKSKILDLAIRGKLVPQDPNDEPASVLLERIKSEHPESKKKAKYTRDNSHYQNLPFEIPENWSWCKLVDICSIITDGTHQTPTYSDEGYIFLSSKNVTSGKIDWENVMYIPEFLHKQLYARLAPQKGDILLAKNGTTGFSAVVDCDYIFDIYVSLALLRTFQNKINPYYLRHIMSSLFVQEQFKANLKGIGVPNLHLENIRNTYVPICSLKEQNEIVSKIDQLFEVLDNIAAEL